From a region of the Colius striatus isolate bColStr4 chromosome 22, bColStr4.1.hap1, whole genome shotgun sequence genome:
- the CIMAP1A gene encoding ciliary microtubule associated protein 1A: MVEAQKGPWVGPWRPHRPRGPIMAQFTSPGPKYSLPGTTGRVDHCITKAKAPAYTMRGAKAPAPQSCSPGPAYYIPPSITRNGKYVAPAQHICGRPKEKTEVTPGPGDYSTEESCKHLYKRAPAQSMSFRHKAKTQQGPGPAAYTLPRQLGPHTACSPASPCYSLRGKSERGSFAEDLSKTPGPAAFPKVQLDTYKTRAPAYTMGTKTAPGGQARSPGPADYSLGKVTLIKSQAPAPTFGIRHSPYTLPLLL, translated from the exons ATGGTCGAGGCTCAGAAAGGGCCCTGGGTGGGCCCCTGGAGACCCCACCGGCCCCGCGGCCCCATCATGGCCCAGTTCACCAGCCCGGGGCCCAAGTACTCGCTGCCTGGGACAACAGGTAGAGTT GATCACTGCATCACCAAAGCCAAAGCCCCCGCTTACACAATGCGGGGGGCCAAAGCTCCCGCcccgcagagctgctccccgGGCCCTGCCTACTACATCCCACCCTCCATCACCAGGAACGGGAAGTACGtggccccagcacagcacatctGCGGGCGGCCCAAGGAGAAGACCGAGGTCACCCCTGGGCCAG GTGACTACTCCACTGAGGAGAGTTGCAAACACCTCTACAAACGTGCGCCGGCGCAGTCCATGTCCTTCCGGCACAAGGCCAAAACCCAGCAGGGCCCAG GTCCTGCCGCCTACAccctgcccaggcagctggggccccacacagcctgcagccctgccagcccctgctacTCCCTGCGAGGGAAGAGTGAGCGCGGCAGCTTTGCTGAGGACCTCTCCAAG ACACCAGGGCCTGCTGCATTCCCCAAGGTGCAGCTGGACACCTACAAAACGAGGGCTCCCGCGTACACCATGGGCACCAAAACCGCACCAGGAGGCCAAGCAAGGAGCCCAGGACCGGCCGACTACAGCCTGGGCAAG gTGACGCTGATCAAGTCCCAGGCACCTGCTCCCACTTTTGGCATCCGACACTCCCCCTACACACTCCCTCTACTGCTTTAG
- the LOC133627572 gene encoding DNA polymerase epsilon catalytic subunit A-like yields the protein MAAERRFSSHARGIRSRCSQRLVRVPLSPAARAARARGAGPLAHWAGRAGSSLSGPGRSAGNPFGGGRERGRAERDEERRSVSAVDYCFIQEVGAASRCEALPYKPYFCVATQKGCEREASSFLSKKFQGKIAKLETVPKEDLDLPNHLVGLKRNNIKLSFDTVDELVKVRKEISPAVRKDRERDAASDVYAATLASALSGGSLSTEEEGASREVASQMDNIVDMWEYDVPYHVRLSIDLKIHVAHRYNVRCRGNTFPPRIIRRDDLGERPDPVVLAFDTETTKLPLKFPDAETDQIMMISYMIDGQGYLITNRKIVSEDIEDFEFTPKPEYEGPFCVFNEPDEAHLIQRWFEHVQETKPNIIVTYNGDFFDWPFVEARAAAHGINMYREIGFQKDSQGEYKASQCIHMDCVRWVKRDSYLPVGSHNLKAAAKAKLSYDPVELDTEEMCQMAAEEPQTLATYSVSDAVATYYMYMKYVHPFIFTLCITIIPMEPDEVLRKGSGTLCEALLMAQAYHANIIFPNKQEQEFNKLTDDGHVLDSETYLRGHVEALESGLFRSDIPCRFRMNPAAFDFLVQYVEKTPQHAVEEEESLPLDQVTNFQERLKAIDPPAL from the exons ATGGCAGCTGAACGCCGCTTCTCTTCCCACGCTCGGGGAATCCGCAGCCGCTGTTCGCAGCGTTTGGTTCGTGTTCCTCTGAGCCCGGCGGCAAGGGCGGCGCGTGCCCGAGGGGCGGGGCCGCTCGCTCATTG GGCGGGACGGGCGGGCTCCTCTCTCTCGGGGCCCGGCCGCAGCGCTGGAAATCCCTTCGGCGGCGGCCGCGAGCGGGGCCGTGCGGAGCGTGACGAGGAGCGGCGGTCCGTGAGCGCTGTGGATTACTGCTTCATCCAAGAGGTCGGAGCCGCATCAAGGTGT GAAGCCTTGCCCTACAAGCCCTACTTCTGTGTTGCTACCCAGAAG GGCTGCGAGCGAGAAGCgtcctccttcctctccaagAAATTCCAAGGGAAGATTGCGAAGCTGGAGACTGTTCCCAAAGAAGATTTGGACCTG CCAAACCACTTGGTAGGCCTGAAGAGGAACAACATCAAGCTGTCCTTCGACACGGTGGATGAGCTGGTGAAGGTGAGGAAGGAGATCTCACCTGCTGTAAGGAAGGACAGAGAGCGAGACGCTGCGAGCGACGTCTACGCAGCCACGTTGGCAAG TGCTCTGAGTGGAGGTAGCCTGAGCACAGAGGAAGAAGGGGCTTCCAGAGAGGTTGCCAGCCAGATGGACAACATTGTGGATATGTGGGAGTACGACGTTCCCTACCACGTTCGTCTCTCCATTGACCTGAAGATCCACGTG GCTCACAGGTACAACGTGCGGTGCCGGGGCAACACCTTCCCCCCCAGAATCATCCGTCGGGACGATTTGGGGGAGCGGCCG GATCCCGTCGTTCTCGCCTTTGACACTGAAACTACCAAACTGCCTTTGAAGTTTCCTGATGCAGAGACAGACCAGATCATGATGATCTCCTACATGATTGATGGGCAG GGCTACCTGATCACAAACAGGAAGATTGTCTCTGAGGATATTGAGGACTTTGAGTTCACTCCCAAGCCAGAGTACGAGGGTCCGTTTTGTGTCTTTAATGAACCAGATGAG GCTCATCTGATCCAGAGGTGGtttgaacatgtccaggagacCAAACCCAACATCATTGTCACATATAATGGAGACTTCTTTGACTG GCCCTTTGTGGAAGCGAGAGCAGCAGCTCATGGAATTAATATGTATCGGGAAATTGGATTTCAAAAGGACAGCCAGGGAGAGTACAAAGCATCCCAGTGCATCCACATGGACTGTGTGAG GTGGGTGAAGAGAGACAGTTACCTCCCAGTGGGAAGTCACAACCTGAAAGCAGCAGCTAAAGCAAAGCTGAGTTACGACCCCGTGGAGCTGGACACCGAAGAGATGTGCCAGatggctgcagaggagcctCAG ACCCTGGCCACCTATTCAGTGTCTGATGCAGTTGCCACCTACTACATGTACATGAAGTATGTGCACCCTTTCATTTTCACCCTGTGCATCACCATCATCCCCATGGAGCCTGACGAG GTGTTAAGGAAAGGATCTGGGACACTGTGCGAGGCACTGCTGATGGCTCAGGCCTATCACGCCAACATCATCTTCCCCAACAAGCAGGAGCAGGAATTCAACAAGCTGACAGACGATGGGCACGTGCTGGACTCGGAGACCTACCTGCGAGGCCACGTGGAAGCTCTGGAATCTGGGCTCTTCCGCAGTGACATCCCCTGCCGCTTCAGAATG AATCCTGCTGCCTTTGACTTCCTGGTGCAGTATGTGGAGAAGACACCGCAACACGCcgttgaggaggaggagagttTGCCTTTGGACCAAGTCACCAACTTCCAGGAG AGACTGAAGGCGATTGACCCTCCTGCCCTGTGA